A genome region from Camelina sativa cultivar DH55 chromosome 10, Cs, whole genome shotgun sequence includes the following:
- the LOC104717958 gene encoding uncharacterized protein LOC104717958 yields the protein MYRASSPLKSQNLKTLNLVSLVNLSLSLSMHNVNSYSPGELPDGMENAPPYPSGGFPFSSGNFVYYADSVVSSARFGEYAYPAGSYSGLKFSFTRGQQCWVIGVDGFETSLPADDIKKALKDHFRSCGVILNVELPGLNNPASVIIVGDDANDKALELNGSGVGGRKLVVTAEVWPMVKISDGPVCFC from the exons atgtatagAGCTTCGAGTCCTTTGAAATCCCAAAatctgaaaaccctaaatctggTATCTCTTgtcaacctctctctctctctctcaatgcaTAACGTGAACAGCTACTCTCCCGGGGAACTACCCGACGGCATGGAAAACGCACCGCCGTACCCTAGCGGTGGCTTCCCG TTCTCTTCCGGGAATTTCGTCTATTACGCAGACTCGGTG GTCTCTTCCGCGAGATTCGGCGAGTACGCATACCCGGCG GGTTCTTATTCTGGGTTAAAGTTCAGCTTTACGAGAGGACAACAGTG TTGGGTTATTGGTGTTGATGGATTCGAGACCTCCCTTCCTGCGGATGATATCAAGAAGGCGTTGAAGGATCACTTCCGTTCATGTGGAGTTATCCTTAATGTTGAATTGCCCGGACTCAACaa TCCTGCTTCTGTTATTATCGTCGGAGATGACGCAAATGACAAGGCCTTGGAACTTAACGGAAGTGGAGTGGGAGGACGGAAGCTAGTTGTTACTGCTGAGGTTTGGCCAATGGTGAAAATATCGGATGGTCCTGTTTGTTTCTGCTAA
- the LOC104720163 gene encoding probable polygalacturonase produces the protein MPTSLSTFGFLLLLLFISHEGGFIGTADAEHDLIATDSHNHRVHRHRRHRGHRRGEEFEYSAISCRAYSASLDEFGAVGDGVTSNTAAFRDAVSQLSRFADHGGSLLFVPAGRWLTGSFNLTSHFTLFLHPDAVILASQEESDYEVIEPLPSYGRGRDTDGGRFISLLFGSNLTDVVITGENGTIDGQGEPWWGKFKRGELKYTRPYLIEIMHSDGIQISNLTFLNSPSWHIHPVYSSNILIQGLTILAPVTVPNTDGINPDSCTNTRIEDCYIVSGDDCIAVKSGWDQYGIAYGMPTKQLLIRRLTCISPDSAVIALGSEMSGGIEDVRAEDIVAIDSESGIRIKTAIGRGGYVKDVYVRGMTMKTMKYVFWMTGSYGSHPDEHYDPKALPVIQNINYQDMVAENVTMPAQLAGISGDQFTGICISNVTITLSKKPKKVLWNCTDISGSTSGVTPAPCQLLPEKQPGTIVPCNFPEDPIPIDEVKLQRCYSRRRNM, from the exons ATGCCAACCTCTCTCTCCACCTTTGgtttccttctcctccttctcttcatCAGCCACGAGGGTGGCTTCATTGGAACCGCCGATGCCGAACATGACCTCATAGCCACTGATTCCCATAACCATCGGGTCCATCGCCATCGTCGCCACCGTGGCCACCGTCGTGGAGAAGAGTTTGAGTACTCAGCAATATCTTGTAGAGCTTACTCAGCGTCTCTTGACGAGTTTGGCGCCGTAGGAGACGGTGTGACCTCAAACACGGCGGCGTTTCGTGACGCAGTCTCACAACTTAGCCGTTTCGCTGACCACGGTGGCTCATTGTTATTTGTTCCCGCTGGACGGTGGCTCACCGGAAGCTTTAATCTCACCAGCCATTTTACGCTCTTTCTCCACCCTGATGCTGTTATCCTCGCCTCTCAA GAAGAGAGTGACTATGAAGTGATAGAGCCATTGCCTTCGTACGGGCGAGGGAGAGACACAGATGGTGGAAGATTCATCAGTCTACTTTTCGGTTCAAACTTAACCGACGTGGTTATCACCG gTGAGAATGGGACAATTGATGGACAAGGAGAGCCATGGTGGGGAAAATTCAAGAGAGGAGAACTAAAATACACAAGACCCTATTTGATTGAGATTATGCATTCTGATGGTATCCAAATCTCCAATCTCACTTTCTTGAACTCTCCTTCTTGGCATATTCACCCTGTCTACAGcag CAATATATTAATCCAAGGTTTGACAATATTAGCACCGGTCACGGTACCAAATACCGACGGAATCAACCCCG ATTCTTGTACCAACACGAGGATCGAGGACTGCTACATCGTATCTGGCGACGATTGTATCGCCGTCAAGAGTGGATGGGATCAGTACGGAATCGCATATGGCATGCCTACGAAACAGCTCTTGATCCGACGGCTCACATGCATTTCTCCAGACAGTGCCGTGATCGCTCTCGGTAGCGAGATGTCCGGTGGAATCGAAGATGTTAGAGCTGAAGATATCGTCGCCATTGACTCTGAATCTGGAATCAG GATCAAAACAGCGATTGGACGAGGAGGATACGTGAAGGATGTGTACGTAAGAGGAATGACAATGAAGACGATGAAATATGTGTTTTGGATGACCGGGAGTTACGGTTCTCATCCCGACGAGCACTACGATCCTAAAGCGTTACCGGTGATTCAGAACATCAACTAC CAAGACATGGTAGCGGAGAACGTGACGATGCCAGCTCAGTTGGCTGGTATATCAGGAGACCAGTTTACAGGAATCTGTATCTCTAACGTGACAATCACTCTATCGAAGAAACCTAAGAAAGTGCTTTGGAATTGTACTGATATTTCTGGTTCCACCAGCGGAGTGACTCCTGCGCCGTGTCAGTTGTTGCCGGAGAAGCAGCCGGGGACGATTGTGCCGTGTAATTTCCCGGAAGATCCGATTCCTATTGATGAAGTGAAGCTTCAACGTTGCTACTCTAGAAGAAGGAATAtgtga
- the LOC104717960 gene encoding protein SPIRAL1-like 5 — protein MSRGGSSGGGQSSLGYLFGSDNEIPKTPQPVAPKPAPPYGVDPTEEDGADQKPKISNNNNYQRVQGQNSGNFVTDRPTTKVKSVPGGGSSLGYLFGDKVKE, from the exons ATGAGCCGAGGTGGGAGCTCTGGAGGCGGACAAAGCTCGTTAGGTTATCTTTTTGGGTCAGACAATGAGATTCCAAAAACTCCTCAACCGGTAGCCCCAAAGCCTGCACCACCGTACGGCGTAGATCCCACCGAGGAAGATGGAGCTGACCAGAAGCCCAAGATctctaacaacaacaactaccaaAGAGTTCAGGGCCAAAACTCCGGCAACTTCGTTACC GATCGTCCAACCACGAAAGTGAAATCGGTTCCTGGTGGAGGCTCATCTCTTGGATACTTGTTCGGAGATAAAGTAAAGGAATAA
- the LOC104717961 gene encoding uncharacterized protein LOC104717961 codes for MRRVPALIDKLKPIFQVSGSKGKVVRTIVPKKPVNGNNSESETMKEIEETVEPMVAFSRPPPYTPFVGPLLMYSLLQSWSSHDEDG; via the exons ATGCGACGTGTTCCTGCTCTTATAGACAAGCTCAAACCGATCTTCCAGGTCTCAGGATCAAAAG GTAAAGTGGTAAGAACCATTGTACCCAAGAAACCTGTGAACGGGAACAATAGCGAAAGCGAAACCATGAAGGAGATCGAGGAAACGGTAGAGCCTATGGTTGCCTTTAGTAGACCACCGCCTTATACACCATTTGTTGGTCCACTGCTCATGTATTCCCTTCTTCAATCATGGTCTAGCCACGATGAAGATGGCTAG
- the LOC104717962 gene encoding uncharacterized protein LOC104717962: MKGNQKDSSEKPIWDRSSSSASLPGMWSLTRPGPKLMVWLICFIVFTYIIYMLKLVSTSRSCDDSTPFTTVSALSTNVSSNVSSLPSSSSSVAASRRREEWEEKEEETGVDEPTDLNHVVFGIAASSKLWKQRKEYIKIWYKPKHMRGYVWLDKEVKKSVNDDDDDDNEDEDEKLLPPVKISAGTASFPYTNKQGQRSALRISRIVSEMLRLGPKNVRWFVMGDDDTVFVTDNLIRVLRKYDHEQMYYIGSLSESHLQNIFFSYGMAYGGGGFAISYPLAKALSKMQDRCIQRYPALYGSDDRMQACMAELGVPLTKELGFHQYDVYGNLFGLLAAHPVTPFVSMHHLDVVEPIFPNMTRVHALKKLTEPMKLDSAGLLQQSICYDKHKSWTVTVSWGYAVQIFRGIFSPREMEMPSRTFLNWYKRADYTAYAFNTRPVSRNPCQKPFVFYMSSTRFDKQLNTTVSEYKIHRVSHPSCRWKMSNPAEINTIVVYKKPDPHLWERSPRRNCCRVLQTKRNNTLWINVGVCRAGEVTELK; encoded by the exons ATGAAAGGTAACCAGAAAGATTCGTCGGAGAAACCGATATGGGATCGAAGCTCATCGAGTGCTTCATTACCCGGAATGTGGTCTTTAACCCGACCCGGTCCAAAACTTATGGTTTGGCTAATCTGTTTTATCGTCTTCACTTACATTATCTACATGCTTAAACTCGTCTCCACCTCACGCTCCTGTGACGATTCAACTCCTTTCACCACCGTCTCTGCTCTCTCCACCAACGTTTCCTCCAACGTCTCTTCTTtaccttcctcctcctcctctgtagCTGCTTCACGGCGGCGTGAAGAAtgggaggagaaagaagaagaaacaggggTTGATGAGCCTACGGATCTTAACCACGTGGTGTTTGGGATCGCTGCGTCGTCTAAGCTatggaaacagaggaaagagTATATCAAGATCTGGTATAAACCGAAACACATGCGTGGCTACGTTTGGTTAGATAAAGAGGTGAAGAAGAgtgttaatgatgatgatgatgatgataacgaagacgaagacgaaaaGCTTCTCCCTCCGGTGAAAATCTCCGCCGGAACTGCTTCGTTTCCTTACACGAACAAGCAAGGGCAACGCTCGGCGTTACGGATCTCGAGGATTGTGTCTGAGATGCTTCGTTTAGGTCCGAAGAATGTGAGGTGGTTCGTGATGGGTGATGACGATACGGTGTTTGTCACTGATAATCTGATAAGAGTGTTGAGGAAGTACGACCATGAGCAGATGTATTACATTGGGAGCTTGTCGGAATCTCATTTACAGAACATTTTTTTCTCGTATGGTATGGCTTATGGTGGAGGTGGTTTTGCTATTAGCTATCCATTGGCTAAAGCTTTGAGTAAGATGCAAGATCGGTGTATACAGAGGTATCCTGCTTTGTATGGTTCAGATGATCGCATGCAAGCTTGTATGGCTGAACTTGGTGTTCCACTCACTAAAGAACTTGGCTTTCATCAG tatGACGTCTACGGGAACCTCTTCGGTCTCCTCGCTGCACATCCTGTAACACCGTTCGTCTCAATGCACCATCTCGATGTTGTGGAACCGATTTTCCCGAACATGACGCGTGTCCATGCTCTAAAGAAGCTAACGGAACCTATGAAGCTCGACTCTGCCGGGCTTTTACAGCAGTCGATATGTTATGATAAGCACAAGAGCTGGACCGTTACCGTATCGTGGGGATACGCGGTTCAAATCTTCCGTGGAATATTTTCTCCACGGGAAATGGAAATGCCTTCTAGAACTTTCTTGAATTGGTACAAACGGGCGGATTACACTGCTTACGCATTCAACACAAGGCCGGTTAGTCGTAACCCGTGCCAAAAACCGTTTGTGTTTTACATGTCGAGCACGAGATTCGACAAGCAGCTGAACACGACGGTTAGTGAATACAAAATACACCGTGTTTCCCATCCCTCTTGCCGGTGGAAGATGAGTAACCCAGCTGAGATTAACACCATTGTCGTATACAAGAAACCAGACCCTCATCTATGGGAGAGG TCACCTAGGAGGAACTGTTGCAGAGTGCTACAAACAAAGAGGAATAATACTTTATGGATCAATGTTGGTGTATGTAGAGCaggtgaagttactgaacttaagtaa
- the LOC104717964 gene encoding uncharacterized protein LOC104717964, producing the protein MAPKYDMEKMELRKNFRNVWHTDLSHSIQNDTPYCCFALWCAPCASYLLRKRALYNDMSRYICCAGYMPCSGRCGETKCPQFCLATEVFCCFGTSVASTRFLLQDEFQIQTTQCDNCIIGFMFCLSQVACIFSIVACIVGIDELSEASQLLSCLADMVYCTVCACMQTQHKMEMDKRDGKFGPQPMAVPPPQQMSRFDQAIPPTVGYPPQQGYPPSGYPQHPPQQGYPQHPPQGYPPSGYPQHPAPPAYSQYPPGDYPPPAYPK; encoded by the exons ATGGCGCCGAAGTACGATATGGAGAAGATGGAGCTCCGTAAGAACTTCCGTAACGTTTGGCATACCGATCTCTCCCACAGTATCCAGAACGATACTCCCT ATTGCTGCTTCGCATTGTGGTG TGCCCCTTGTGCATCATATTTGCTTCGCAAGCGTGCTCTTTACAATGACATGTCAAG GTACATTTGCTGCGCTGGTTACATGCCTTGTAGCGGTCGCTGTGGAGAAACCAAATGTCCTCAATTTTGTCTTGCCACTGAG GTATTTTGCTGCTTTGGAACCTCTGTGGCCTCCACTCGTTTTCTTCTGCAAGATGAGTTCCAAATTCAGACGACGCAATGTGACAACTGCATCATT GGTTTCATGTTTTGCCTCAGCCAAGTGGCTTGCATATTCTCCATAGTTGCATGTATTGTCGGTATTGATGAGCTTTCAGAAGCTTCACAGTTGCTCTCTTGTTTAGCAGACATGGTTTACTGCAC AGTTTGCGCATGTATGCAG ACACAACACAAGATGGAAATGGACAAGAGAGACGGTAAGTTCGGCCCACAGCCAATGGCAGTGCCTCCGCCTCAGCAAATGTCACGGTTTGATCAAGCCATCCCACCCACAGTCGGTTACCCTCCACAGCAAGGTTATCCACCTTCTGGCTATCCTCAACACCCTCCACAACAAGGTTATCCTCAACACCCTCCACAAGGTTATCCACCTTCTGGCTATCCTCAACACCCAGCTCCACCAGCTTATTCTCAATACCCTCCAGGGGATTATCCTCCTCCTGCTTACCCAAAGTAA
- the LOC104717965 gene encoding beta-adaptin-like protein C — translation MSGHDSKYFSTTKKGEIPELKEELNSQYKDKRKDAVKKVIAAMTVGKDVSSLFTDVVNCMQTENLELKKLVYLYLINYAKSQPDLAILAVNTFVKDSQDPNPLIRALAVRTMGCIRVDKITEYLCDPLQKCLKDDDPYVRKTAAICVAKLFDINAELVEDRGFLEALKDLISDNNPMVVANAVAALAEIQENSTSPVFEINSTTLTKLLTALNECTEWGQVFILDALSRYKATDPREAENIVERVTPRLQHANCAVVLSAVKMILQQMELITSTDVIRNLCKKMAPPLVTLLSAEPEIQYVALRNINLIVQKRPTILAHEIKVFFCKYNDPIYVKMEKLEIMIKLASDRNIDQVLLEFKEYATEVDVDFVRKAVRAIGRCAIKLERAAERCISVLLELIKIKVNYVVQEAIIVIKDIFRRYPNTYESIIATLCESLDTLDEPEAKASMIWIIGEYAERIDNADELLESFLENFPEEPAQVQLQLLTATVKLFLKKPTEGPQQMIQVVLNNATVETDNPDLRDRAYIYWRLLSTDPEAAKDVVLAEKPVITDDSNQLDPSLLDELLTNIATLSSVYHKPPEAFVTRLKTTVQKTEDEDYIEGSETGYPETSGNPVDGAASPPATTGHVPKPAVAPAPVPDLLGDLMGSDDAAIVPVDEPTAPLGRPLPVVLPASKGQGLQISAQLTRQDGQVFYSMLLENNSQSLLDGFMIQFNKNSFGLAAVGPLQVPSLQPGASFRTMLPMALSQNISAGPTSSVLQVAVKNNQQPVWYFEDKIVFHALFSEDGRMERGTFLETWRSLPDSNEVQKEFPGITITGVESTLDMLAASNMFFIAKRKNGNQDVLYLSAKVPRGIPFLIELTAMVGHPGLKCAVKTPTPEIAPLFFEAVEILFKA, via the exons aTGAGCGGTCATGATTCTAAATACTTTTCGACTACGAAGAAGGGAGAGATCCCTGAGCTCAAGGAAGAGCTTAATTCTCAGTACAag GATAAGAGGAAAGATGCTGTTAAGAAAGTTATTGCGGCAATGACCGTTGGAAAGGATGTTTCATCACTTTTCACTGATGTTGTCAATTGCATGCAAACGGAGAATCTAGAGTTGAAGAAGCTTGTTTACTTGTATCTGATTAACTATGCAAAAAGCCAGCCTGATCTTGCTATCCTCGCAGTAAATACTTTTGTAAAG GATTCACAAGACCCAAATCCATTGATCCGGGCTTTGGCTGTGCGAACAATGGGCTGTATTCGTGTTGATAAGATCACAGAGTATTTGTGTGATCCTCTTCAAAAATGCCTTaag gATGATGATCCATATGTCCGCAAGACAGCAGCTATTTGTGTTGCTAAACTGTTTGACATAAATGCTGAATTAGTTGAGGATAGGGGGTTCCTTGAAGCTTTAAAGGATTTAATATCAGACAATAATCCAATGGTTGTAGCAAATGCTGTAGCAGCCCTTGCAGAGATACAAGAGAATAGTACTAGTCCCGTATTTGAAATCAATAGTACCACCCTCACAAAGCTCCTTACAGCTTTAAATGAATGTACTGA ATGGGGTCAAGTTTTTATATTAGATGCTTTGTCGAGGTATAAAGCAACTGATCCTCGTGAAGCTGAAAATATTGTTGAGCGAGTCACTCCAAGGTTGCAACACGCTAACTGTGCTGTTGTGCTTTCAGCTGTTAAG ATGATCCTTCAGCAGATGGAGCTTATAACTAGTACAGATGTGATTCGAAACCTTTGCAAGAAGATGGCTCCTCCCCTAGTTACATTGCTTTCTGCAGAACCTGAGATACAGTATGTCGCGCTTCGTAACATTAACCTTATTGTCCAAAAAAGACCCACTATTCTTGCCCATGAAATCAAG GTATTCTTCTGCAAGTATAATGATCCGATTTATGTCAAGATGGAGAAGTTAGAGATTATGATAAAACTTGCTTCTGACAGAAACATAGACCAG GTTCTTCTGGAGTTTAAAGAGTATGCCACGGAAGTAGATGTTGATTTTGTTCGGAAGGCTGTTCGTGCAATAGGCCGATGTGCCATCAAACTAGAAAGAGCAGCTGAACGGTGCATCAGTGTTTTACTTGAGCTGATCAAGATCAAAGTAAACTATGTTGTTCAGGAGGCCATTATAGTCATCAAAGATATCTTTAGAAGATATCCAAACAC GTATGAGTCCATAATTGCAACACTCTGTGAGAGTCTAGATACATTGGATGAACCAGAAGCTAAG GCATCTATGATTTGGATCATTGGTGAATATGCTGAAAGAATCGACAATGCGGATGAACTTCTTGAAAGCTTCTTGGAGAATTTCCCTGAGGAACCAGCACAGGTCCAGCTGCAGCTTCTTACAGCTACAGTCAAACTGTTTCTGAAGAAGCCGACTGAAGGCCCACAACAAATGATTCAG GTTGTCTTGAATAATGCTACTGTCGAGACAGATAATCCTGATCTCAGGGATCGTGCATACATCTACTGGCGTCTTCTATCTACTGATCCCGAG GCGGCCAAAGATGTTGTTTTAGCTGAAAAGCCTGTGATTACTGACGACTCAAACCAACTTGATCCGTCACTCCTGGATGAGCTGCTTACAAATATTGCCACCTTGTCCTCTGTGTATCACAAGCCTCCAGAGGCTTTTGTAACCCGCTTGAAAACCACAGTTCAGAAAACAGAAGATGAGGACTATATAGAAGGGAGCGAAACAGGATATCCTGAGACATCTGGTAATCCGGTTGATGGTGCGGCTTCCCCTCCAGCCACGACAGGCCATGTCCCTAAGCCAGCAGTTGCCCCAGCTCCTGTGCCTGATCTGCTTGGTGACCTAATGGGGTCAGATGATGCTGCAATTGTCCCTGTAGATGAACCCACAGCTCCGTTAGG TCGTCCATTGCCTGTTGTCCTGCCAGCTTCAAAAGGTCAAGGCTTGCAGATCAGCGCTCAATTAACCCGACAAGATGGTCAAGTATTCTACAGTATGCTCCTTGAGAACAACTCGCAGTCACTTCTTGATGGCTTCATGATTCAGTTCAACAAAAACTCATTTGGCCTTGCAGCTGTTGGACCTCTTCAG GTTCCGTCTCTGCAACCCGGAGCATCTTTCAGGACAATGTTGCCGATGGCATTGTCCCAGAACATTTCTGCTGGGCCAACCAGCTCGGTTTTGCAAGTTGCCGTCAAAAATAACCAGCAGCCTGTTTGGTACTTCGAGGATAAGATTGTATTTCACGCTCTTTTCTCAGAAGATGGTAGGATGGAACGCGGAACCTTCCTCGAG ACATGGAGATCGTTACCGGATTCAAACGAGGTGCAGAAGGAATTCCCTGGGATAACCATCACAGGCGTGGAGTCAACGCTTGACATGCTCGCTGCATCAAACATGTTCTTCATAGCAAAGCGTAAGAATGGAAACCAGGACGTCCTGTATCTTTCAGCCAAAGTCCCGAGAGGCATACCATTCTTGATCGAACTAACAGCCATGGTGGGTCATCCTGGTCTGAAATGTGCGGTCAAGACTCCAACACCCGAGATCGCTCCTCTCTTCTTTGAAGCCGTTGAAATTCTATTCAAGGCTTGA